In Synechococcus sp. PCC 6312, one genomic interval encodes:
- a CDS encoding glycosyltransferase family 2 protein encodes MPDNTPVLSLVIPCYNEAANLTQLLTRIAATLAPLELNYEVICVNDGSRDQTLPQLIEQHQQNPRIKVINFSRNFGKEIALTAGIDHSRGRAVIPLDADLQDPPELIPEMLSRWQEGFDVVYATRRTRAQDSWLKRRTAEGFYRVMAWLSDTPIPANTGDFRLLDRAVVNALKQLPERNRFMKGLFSWVGFRQTVIYYDRPGRTGGQSSWNYWRLWNFALDGIVGFSVKPLKIWLYVGLFISLLALIYAGILVFRTITYGRDIPGYASLMVAILFLGGIQLLTLGIMGEYLGRIYAEVKGRPLYIIRESYGFAFSPYHQSDQPEQLQSQQFPSSPQAPESES; translated from the coding sequence ATGCCGGACAACACCCCTGTTCTTTCCCTTGTCATTCCCTGCTATAACGAAGCAGCTAATTTAACCCAGTTGTTGACTCGCATTGCCGCAACCCTCGCTCCCCTTGAACTAAACTATGAAGTGATTTGTGTCAATGATGGCAGCCGCGACCAAACCCTGCCCCAACTCATAGAACAGCATCAGCAAAACCCTCGGATTAAAGTCATTAACTTCTCCCGCAACTTTGGCAAAGAAATCGCTTTAACCGCGGGTATTGATCATAGTCGGGGCCGGGCTGTAATTCCCCTGGATGCTGACCTCCAAGATCCGCCAGAGTTAATCCCCGAGATGCTCTCCCGTTGGCAAGAGGGGTTCGATGTGGTGTATGCGACCCGGCGTACCCGTGCTCAAGATAGTTGGCTGAAGCGGCGAACGGCAGAGGGGTTTTATCGAGTCATGGCCTGGTTGAGTGACACTCCGATTCCAGCCAATACGGGAGATTTTCGGTTATTAGATCGGGCGGTCGTAAATGCTCTTAAACAACTCCCGGAGCGTAATCGGTTCATGAAGGGCCTGTTTAGTTGGGTGGGTTTTCGGCAAACAGTGATCTACTACGATCGACCCGGCCGGACAGGGGGCCAAAGTTCCTGGAATTATTGGCGGCTGTGGAATTTTGCCTTAGATGGTATCGTCGGCTTTAGTGTCAAACCCTTAAAAATTTGGCTCTATGTGGGTCTCTTTATTTCCCTCCTGGCTCTGATCTATGCTGGGATTTTAGTCTTCCGAACGATTACCTATGGGCGAGATATTCCCGGCTATGCCTCATTGATGGTGGCGATTTTGTTTTTAGGCGGGATTCAGTTACTAACTCTGGGGATTATGGGTGAATATTTGGGCCGGATTTATGCTGAGGTGAAGGGGCGGCCCCTGTATATTATTCGCGAGAGTTATGGTTTTGCCTTCAGCCCATATCATCAATCCGATCAGCCGGAGCAATTACAATCTCAACAATTTCCCAGTTCCCCCCAGGCCCCGGAGTCAGAGTCATGA
- a CDS encoding DUF4988 domain-containing protein: MMTEQDFQQAVLSQLQRIEDDVDNLKQDVSGLKKDVDGLKQDVDALKQELTLTNVRVDTYQKASGQVVNLAFGLIVTATATIIASTILR, translated from the coding sequence ATGATGACTGAGCAAGACTTTCAACAGGCCGTTTTATCCCAACTCCAGCGGATTGAAGATGATGTTGATAACCTCAAGCAGGATGTGAGCGGTCTGAAAAAAGATGTAGATGGCTTAAAGCAAGATGTAGATGCCCTCAAGCAAGAGTTGACCTTAACCAATGTCCGAGTGGATACCTATCAAAAAGCGTCCGGACAAGTGGTGAATTTAGCCTTTGGTTTAATCGTTACTGCCACTGCCACAATCATCGCTTCAACAATCTTGCGTTAG
- a CDS encoding DUF2993 domain-containing protein: protein MFGTTTLTADWGEQLINSVATQAITHLFSESEAVSVSVGCFPAAKILQGKVDSFKMQGRGLVIRRQFPVTEMSFATDAVAIDLGAIFQGKLRLQQPTQAIAEITLSEAGINQAFQAELVQNRLRNILTPQLAAISGEEPVSFTNVQIQLLPHNQVKLQAEVELPFHGLVPIKVITALAIERRTRIQFTQAQWLGQDIPPAQQLISQRLTEAFVDLLNGMVDLDRFDLDGVVLKLNRLMTVGDQLVLSGYAEIRHFPVTGEQTPAWQPMAA, encoded by the coding sequence ATGTTTGGAACCACCACATTGACGGCTGACTGGGGCGAGCAACTGATCAATTCCGTCGCCACCCAGGCCATTACCCATCTATTTAGCGAGAGCGAGGCGGTCTCCGTGAGTGTGGGCTGTTTTCCGGCGGCAAAAATCTTACAGGGCAAGGTTGACAGCTTCAAAATGCAGGGGCGGGGCCTGGTGATTCGGCGGCAATTTCCCGTTACTGAAATGTCCTTTGCGACCGATGCGGTGGCCATAGATTTAGGGGCAATTTTCCAAGGCAAACTCCGGCTCCAACAACCCACCCAGGCCATTGCCGAGATCACCTTATCGGAAGCGGGCATTAACCAGGCCTTTCAAGCGGAACTGGTGCAAAATCGGCTTAGAAATATTCTCACCCCACAACTAGCGGCAATTTCCGGTGAAGAACCGGTCTCCTTTACCAATGTCCAAATCCAGTTGCTGCCCCACAATCAAGTCAAGTTACAAGCCGAAGTCGAGTTGCCCTTTCATGGTCTTGTCCCGATTAAGGTGATCACCGCCCTGGCCATTGAACGGCGCACCCGGATTCAGTTTACCCAGGCCCAGTGGCTCGGACAGGACATTCCCCCAGCCCAACAACTGATTAGCCAACGCTTAACCGAGGCCTTTGTGGATCTCCTCAATGGAATGGTTGATTTAGACCGCTTTGATCTTGATGGTGTGGTCTTGAAATTAAATCGCCTGATGACGGTGGGAGATCAACTGGTGCTGAGTGGCTATGCTGAAATTCGTCATTTTCCCGTCACAGGAGAGCAAACCCCGGCCTGGCAACCCATGGCAGCTTAA